Proteins from a single region of Streptomyces sp. TN58:
- a CDS encoding PP2C family protein-serine/threonine phosphatase codes for MDPEKSPSATAGNTLRVLPYAVMGVVAVTDVTAGPGVGLLPLVSLGPAFAGLAGSWRRTAAVGVLALVLCLALGLYDDLFDNRRGYTAMAAVAGVTVAGVAAAVMRRRREDELASVRSIAEVAQRVLLRPVPRLAGHVRAAVSYTSAVAEARIGGDLYEVVQVAGGVRVIIGDVQGKGLEAVETAATVLGAFREAAYNERDLSAVGDRVACAVRRTVEKEGDGERFVTALLAEITEDRGTVFVNYGHAPALVIRHDGGTFFADPPEHALPLGLTGDGERPTPYQVGFGPGDQILLYTDGVTEARGPSGDFYPLRERTGLLAGSDPQEALDALRADVVSHARGPLHDDAAMLLLRCR; via the coding sequence ATGGATCCCGAAAAGTCACCCTCGGCAACCGCCGGAAACACGCTGCGGGTGCTGCCGTACGCCGTCATGGGGGTCGTTGCCGTGACCGACGTGACGGCGGGTCCCGGCGTCGGCCTCCTTCCCCTGGTCTCGTTGGGGCCCGCCTTCGCCGGCCTGGCCGGGTCATGGCGCCGCACCGCGGCGGTCGGAGTGCTCGCCCTCGTCCTGTGTCTGGCGCTCGGTCTGTACGACGACCTCTTCGACAACCGGCGCGGCTACACGGCGATGGCCGCGGTCGCGGGCGTGACCGTGGCCGGCGTGGCCGCGGCGGTGATGCGCCGACGCAGGGAGGATGAGCTCGCCAGCGTCCGTTCGATCGCGGAAGTCGCCCAACGCGTCCTGCTGCGGCCCGTGCCCCGGCTGGCCGGACATGTGCGCGCGGCGGTGTCGTACACCTCCGCGGTCGCGGAAGCGCGGATCGGCGGGGACCTGTACGAGGTGGTGCAGGTGGCCGGCGGCGTGCGGGTGATCATCGGCGATGTGCAGGGCAAGGGTTTGGAGGCGGTGGAGACGGCCGCGACCGTGCTCGGGGCCTTTCGGGAGGCCGCGTACAACGAGCGGGACCTGTCCGCCGTCGGTGACCGTGTCGCGTGCGCCGTCCGCCGTACCGTTGAGAAGGAGGGCGATGGTGAGAGGTTCGTCACCGCCTTGCTGGCCGAGATCACGGAAGACCGGGGGACGGTGTTCGTGAACTACGGTCACGCCCCGGCCCTGGTGATCCGCCATGACGGGGGAACCTTCTTCGCCGATCCACCGGAGCACGCCCTGCCTCTGGGCCTCACCGGTGACGGCGAACGGCCGACGCCCTACCAGGTCGGTTTCGGCCCCGGAGATCAGATCCTGCTCTACACCGATGGAGTCACGGAGGCTCGTGGGCCGAGCGGTGACTTCTACCCGCTGCGAGAGCGGACAGGACTGCTGGCGGGCAGTGACCCGCAGGAAGCGCTGGACGCCCTGCGCGCGGACGTCGTGTCCCATGCCCGTGGCCCTCTGCACGATGACGCCGCCATGCTGCTCCTGCGCTGCCGGTAG
- a CDS encoding MarR family winged helix-turn-helix transcriptional regulator: MTDHPRRAATSPDKHDVDDVTRAVLTASRLLVAVSARSLAAMEDKVTVPQFRMLVVLATRGATKLVVLADQLGVSPSTAMRMIDRLIAAGLADRRHNPENRRETLLTVTDGGRRLVEDVTARRRAEIAVIVGRMEPAQRSALVTALTAFNEAGGEPPVTHPDVLPHPLGWTDPPR; the protein is encoded by the coding sequence ATGACCGATCACCCGCGGCGCGCTGCCACCAGTCCTGACAAGCACGATGTCGACGATGTCACCCGCGCTGTACTGACCGCGTCCAGGTTGCTCGTCGCGGTGTCGGCACGGTCGCTGGCGGCCATGGAGGACAAGGTCACGGTTCCCCAGTTCCGTATGCTCGTCGTCCTCGCCACCCGGGGGGCGACGAAGCTCGTCGTCCTCGCGGACCAGCTCGGTGTGAGCCCGTCGACGGCCATGCGGATGATCGACCGACTGATCGCCGCCGGCCTGGCCGATCGCCGGCACAACCCCGAAAACCGCCGGGAGACGCTGTTGACCGTCACGGACGGCGGGCGGCGGCTCGTCGAGGACGTGACCGCCCGCCGCCGGGCCGAGATCGCGGTGATCGTCGGGCGGATGGAGCCGGCCCAGCGCTCGGCTCTTGTGACGGCGCTGACCGCGTTCAACGAAGCCGGGGGCGAGCCGCCCGTGACCCATCCGGATGTCCTTCCACACCCTCTCGGCTGGACCGACCCCCCTCGCTGA
- a CDS encoding ABC transporter substrate-binding protein has translation MNPRTRTRAVRTGIAAAGVLALLTINACGAADTGDSAKVVNLHTPSWVGAEVNTAVAAYLLEHELGYTVKTKQMDETPAWDAMSQGKIDAILEDWGHPQEEKRYVEGNKSVVAAGDLGVTGHIGWFVPKYVADEHPDITDSKNLNKYADLFKTPESGDQGQFIKGDPSYVSYDDALIKNLGLNYKPIEAGAEATHLAQLEQLYKNKKPFLTYWWTPQWMNATLDLVEVKLPEYKEGCDADKDSVACAYPDVPLKKWMNADFSSKDSDAAKFLKNFRWTTEQQNLVAKYVAADKMTPEKAAEKWVKENEFVWKAWLPKK, from the coding sequence ATGAACCCCCGTACACGCACCCGAGCCGTTCGAACGGGCATCGCGGCGGCGGGCGTGCTCGCTCTGCTCACGATCAACGCGTGCGGCGCGGCCGACACCGGCGACAGCGCCAAGGTCGTCAACCTGCACACCCCGTCCTGGGTGGGCGCCGAGGTCAACACAGCCGTCGCGGCCTACCTGCTGGAGCACGAGCTCGGGTACACGGTCAAGACGAAGCAGATGGACGAGACCCCGGCCTGGGACGCGATGAGCCAGGGCAAGATCGACGCCATCCTGGAGGACTGGGGCCACCCCCAGGAGGAGAAGCGCTACGTCGAGGGGAACAAGAGCGTGGTCGCGGCCGGCGACCTCGGCGTCACGGGCCACATCGGCTGGTTCGTGCCGAAGTACGTCGCGGACGAACACCCCGACATCACCGACTCCAAGAACCTGAACAAGTACGCCGACCTCTTCAAGACCCCGGAGAGCGGCGACCAGGGCCAGTTCATCAAGGGCGACCCGTCCTACGTCTCGTACGACGACGCGCTGATCAAGAACCTCGGCCTCAACTACAAGCCGATCGAGGCCGGGGCCGAAGCGACGCACCTGGCGCAGCTGGAGCAGCTGTACAAGAACAAGAAGCCCTTCCTCACCTACTGGTGGACCCCGCAGTGGATGAACGCGACCTTGGACCTGGTCGAGGTGAAGCTGCCCGAGTACAAGGAGGGCTGTGACGCGGACAAGGACTCCGTCGCCTGCGCCTATCCCGACGTGCCGCTCAAGAAATGGATGAACGCGGACTTCTCGTCGAAGGACAGCGACGCGGCGAAGTTCCTGAAGAACTTCCGGTGGACCACCGAGCAGCAGAACCTCGTCGCCAAGTACGTGGCGGCGGACAAGATGACCCCCGAGAAGGCTGCCGAGAAGTGGGTCAAGGAGAACGAGTTCGTCTGGAAGGCTTGGCTCCCCAAGAAGTAA
- a CDS encoding ABC transporter permease subunit — MSTTAPAPPVEDDHPRLRQDAPPHRPVRRPSPPSAPTVLLALALFLPAAALFGDAGWPQALRVDLVPTLDSIADWVVDNRDTHPVFLYFLLHLSNTATDSVDWVHGLLASAGWAGVLVPAAALAWYASGAGRKGLRHAGVAFGALAGCGLLGLWDQAAETLALMLVSVAAATALGLLLGLAAGLSDTAQRVLRPVLDTMQVLPSFAYLLPLVLVFGIGTPSALITTVVYAAPPMVRMTSLGLRGADASVLEASRSLGSTCWQRLRTARLPLARPQLLLGLNQTIMMALSMVVIASVVGAGGLGESIYQALKTRDFGQGLTAGLAIVLIAVWLDRTTAAAGARTGAGPGRRSAGIALAVSAVGVALGQFTAWSWPAGLTVDFAAPLNTFIDWVVGSFYQDVPILGGTDVWAGTFTTWVLNPLNDGLQALPWWSVLMLAGAVAWLVGTWRGALTSVLALACVGTLGIWSKSLYTLSQVLVAVALTLLLGFTLGVLTARVNWAERLLRPVFDAMQTLPQFIYLIPVVQLFNAGRVAAITAAAVYALPAVVRITTQGLKQVDPAAMEASRSLGATTWQQIRQVQWPLARPALLVAANQGVVLVLAVVVIGGLVGGGALGFDVVKGLTAGELGTGLVAGAGIVCLGLMLDKLTQPAPSPAQKPAAADR, encoded by the coding sequence GTGAGCACCACGGCACCCGCCCCGCCGGTGGAGGACGACCACCCCCGGCTCCGGCAGGACGCACCGCCGCACCGGCCGGTCCGGCGGCCCTCACCCCCTTCCGCCCCGACGGTGCTCCTGGCCCTCGCCCTGTTCCTGCCGGCCGCCGCACTGTTCGGCGACGCCGGATGGCCCCAGGCCCTGCGCGTCGACCTCGTGCCCACCCTGGACTCGATCGCCGACTGGGTGGTGGACAACCGGGACACCCATCCGGTGTTCCTCTACTTCCTGCTGCACCTGTCGAACACGGCCACCGACTCGGTGGACTGGGTGCACGGGCTGCTGGCCTCGGCGGGCTGGGCCGGGGTACTGGTTCCCGCCGCTGCGCTCGCCTGGTACGCGTCAGGTGCGGGCCGCAAGGGACTGCGGCACGCAGGCGTGGCCTTCGGTGCGCTGGCCGGCTGCGGGCTGCTGGGTCTCTGGGACCAGGCCGCGGAAACCCTCGCCCTGATGCTGGTGTCCGTGGCTGCGGCCACGGCACTCGGACTGCTCCTCGGCCTCGCCGCCGGACTGTCCGACACCGCCCAGCGAGTCCTGCGTCCCGTGCTGGACACCATGCAGGTCCTGCCGTCGTTCGCGTACTTGCTGCCGCTCGTCCTGGTCTTCGGCATCGGCACTCCCTCCGCGCTGATCACGACGGTCGTGTACGCGGCGCCGCCGATGGTCCGCATGACCTCCCTCGGACTGCGGGGCGCCGACGCATCGGTGCTGGAGGCGTCCCGCTCCCTCGGCTCGACGTGCTGGCAGCGGCTGCGCACCGCGCGGCTGCCGCTGGCCCGCCCCCAGCTGCTGCTCGGCCTCAACCAGACCATCATGATGGCTCTGTCGATGGTGGTCATCGCCTCCGTCGTCGGCGCGGGTGGTCTCGGCGAGAGCATCTACCAGGCCCTCAAGACCCGCGACTTCGGGCAGGGCCTCACGGCAGGCCTCGCGATCGTGCTGATCGCCGTGTGGCTGGACCGTACGACTGCCGCGGCCGGAGCACGCACCGGCGCCGGGCCCGGGCGACGGTCGGCAGGGATCGCCCTCGCGGTGAGCGCGGTGGGCGTGGCGCTGGGACAGTTCACGGCGTGGAGCTGGCCCGCGGGCCTGACCGTGGACTTCGCCGCCCCACTCAACACCTTCATTGACTGGGTGGTCGGCTCCTTCTACCAGGACGTGCCTATCCTCGGCGGTACGGACGTCTGGGCGGGCACCTTCACCACCTGGGTGCTCAACCCGCTCAATGACGGCCTCCAGGCGTTGCCCTGGTGGTCGGTCCTGATGCTGGCGGGCGCCGTCGCCTGGCTGGTGGGAACCTGGCGCGGTGCGCTCACCTCCGTCCTGGCACTGGCCTGCGTCGGAACGCTCGGCATCTGGAGCAAGTCCCTTTACACCCTGTCCCAGGTCCTCGTCGCCGTCGCGCTCACCTTGCTTCTGGGCTTCACTCTCGGTGTGCTCACCGCCCGGGTGAACTGGGCCGAACGTCTGCTGCGCCCGGTGTTCGACGCCATGCAGACCCTGCCCCAGTTCATCTACCTCATTCCGGTGGTGCAGCTCTTCAACGCCGGCCGGGTCGCTGCGATCACCGCGGCTGCCGTCTACGCGTTGCCGGCGGTAGTGCGCATCACCACCCAGGGCCTGAAGCAGGTCGACCCGGCCGCCATGGAGGCGTCGCGCTCGCTGGGGGCCACCACCTGGCAGCAGATCCGCCAGGTGCAGTGGCCGCTGGCACGCCCCGCCCTCCTCGTCGCCGCCAACCAGGGCGTCGTACTCGTCCTCGCCGTCGTCGTCATCGGCGGCCTGGTCGGCGGCGGAGCCCTCGGCTTCGACGTGGTCAAGGGCCTGACTGCGGGCGAACTCGGAACCGGCCTGGTCGCGGGCGCGGGCATCGTCTGCCTGGGCCTGATGCTCGACAAACTCACCCAGCCGGCTCCGTCGCCGGCGCAAAAGCCCGCTGCCGCCGACCGGTGA
- a CDS encoding quaternary amine ABC transporter ATP-binding protein: MNATTEPVFSVRSLWKVFGPKAERIPGDRRYTGLSTHEIRSRTGCTPAVRDVSFDVRKGEVFVVMGLSGSGKSTLVRCLTRLIEPTSGSLAIDGEDVLAMDAGRLRELRRHRASMVFQHFGLLPHRSVVDNVAYGLEIQGMAKDRRRARALEVIEKVGLTGLESRRPDQLSGGQQQRVGLARALAADPEVLLFDEPFSALDPLIRRDMQEEVVRLHREEGRTMVFITHDLSEALRLGDRIALMRDGAIVQLGTPEEIVTRPADDYVRDFVRDVPREQVVTVARAMRPARADEAGTGAVLAPDAIVADGIAAVARDGVPARVMADGLLLGVVDHAALLAVVAGCEPPAADADVVTA; encoded by the coding sequence ATGAACGCCACCACCGAACCCGTCTTCTCCGTACGGAGCCTGTGGAAGGTGTTCGGCCCGAAGGCCGAGCGAATCCCGGGCGATCGCCGGTACACGGGGCTTTCCACCCACGAGATCCGCTCGCGCACCGGATGCACACCCGCCGTCCGCGACGTGTCGTTCGACGTCCGCAAGGGCGAGGTCTTCGTGGTGATGGGCCTGTCGGGCTCGGGCAAGTCCACCCTGGTGCGCTGCCTGACCCGGCTCATCGAGCCCACCAGCGGCTCGCTCGCCATCGACGGCGAGGACGTCCTGGCCATGGACGCAGGCCGGCTGCGCGAGCTGCGCAGGCACCGGGCCTCGATGGTCTTCCAGCACTTCGGCCTCCTTCCGCACCGTTCCGTCGTCGACAACGTCGCCTACGGACTGGAGATCCAGGGCATGGCCAAGGACCGGCGCCGCGCCCGGGCGCTGGAGGTCATCGAAAAGGTGGGCCTCACCGGCCTGGAGAGCCGCCGCCCGGACCAGCTCTCCGGTGGCCAGCAGCAGCGTGTCGGGCTGGCCCGCGCCCTCGCGGCTGATCCGGAAGTACTGCTGTTCGACGAGCCGTTCAGCGCCCTCGACCCCCTCATCCGGCGCGACATGCAGGAGGAGGTCGTCCGCCTGCACCGGGAAGAGGGGCGGACGATGGTCTTCATCACCCACGACCTCTCCGAGGCCCTCAGACTCGGCGACCGGATCGCGCTCATGCGTGACGGTGCCATCGTGCAGCTGGGCACGCCCGAGGAGATCGTGACCCGGCCCGCCGACGACTACGTGCGGGATTTCGTCCGCGACGTCCCGCGCGAGCAGGTCGTCACCGTCGCGCGGGCCATGCGCCCGGCCCGGGCCGACGAGGCCGGCACGGGTGCCGTGCTCGCTCCGGACGCCATCGTGGCGGACGGCATCGCGGCCGTCGCACGGGACGGTGTACCGGCCCGCGTCATGGCTGACGGACTCCTCCTCGGCGTCGTCGACCACGCGGCGCTCCTCGCGGTCGTCGCCGGTTGCGAACCGCCGGCCGCCGACGCGGACGTGGTGACGGCGTGA
- a CDS encoding GMC family oxidoreductase, giving the protein MPDHTYDYVIVGGGTAGSVIASRLTEDPDVTVAVIEGGPSDVDRPEVLTLRRWMDLLGGELDYDYPTTRQPRGNSHIRHSRARVLGGCSSHNTLIAFKPLPSDWNEWAAHGAEGWDAASMEPYFGKLRNNVVPVAEKDRNAIARDFVASARTALGVPLVEGFNAKPFHEGAGFFDLAYEPEGNRRSSASVAYLHPFLDRPNLHLLLETWAYRLEFEGTRATGVHVRTEDGRECLVRAGREVVLCAGAVDTPRLLLHSGIGPREDLTALGIEVLHDLPGVGENLLDHPESVIVWETHGPIPDNSAMDSDAGLFVRRDPRSPGPDLMFHFYQIPFTDNPERLGYERPRHGVSMTPNVPKPRSRGRLYLTSPDPEVKPALDFRYFTDEDDHDGRTLVDGIRIAREVAKAEPLASWLVREVCPGPEVTGDEDLSEYARKVAHTVYHPAGTCRIGAQDDELAVVTPDLTVRGLEGIRIADASVFPTIPAVNPMIGVLMVGEKCADILVSASVPGGGA; this is encoded by the coding sequence ATGCCTGACCACACCTACGACTACGTCATCGTCGGCGGGGGAACCGCCGGGTCGGTGATCGCCTCCCGCCTGACCGAGGACCCGGACGTCACCGTCGCCGTCATCGAGGGTGGGCCCTCCGATGTCGACCGGCCCGAAGTCCTGACCCTTCGACGCTGGATGGACCTCCTCGGAGGCGAACTCGACTACGACTACCCGACCACGCGGCAGCCCCGTGGCAACTCCCACATCCGCCACAGCCGTGCCCGGGTACTCGGCGGCTGCTCCTCCCACAACACGCTGATCGCCTTCAAGCCCCTGCCGTCGGACTGGAACGAGTGGGCCGCGCACGGCGCGGAGGGCTGGGACGCGGCCTCCATGGAGCCTTACTTCGGCAAGCTGCGCAACAACGTCGTACCGGTGGCCGAGAAGGACCGCAACGCCATCGCCCGCGACTTCGTGGCCTCCGCCCGGACAGCCCTCGGCGTGCCGCTCGTCGAAGGATTCAATGCCAAGCCCTTCCACGAGGGCGCGGGCTTCTTCGACCTGGCGTACGAGCCTGAGGGGAACAGACGCTCGTCCGCCTCAGTCGCCTATCTGCATCCCTTCCTGGACCGCCCCAACCTGCACCTGCTACTGGAGACCTGGGCGTACCGGCTGGAGTTCGAGGGGACGCGGGCGACCGGGGTCCACGTCCGTACCGAGGACGGCCGGGAGTGCCTCGTACGGGCGGGGCGCGAAGTCGTCCTGTGTGCCGGGGCTGTGGACACCCCCCGCCTGCTGCTGCACTCGGGGATCGGACCGCGCGAGGACCTGACCGCCCTCGGTATCGAGGTCCTCCACGACCTCCCCGGAGTCGGCGAGAACCTGCTCGACCACCCGGAGTCCGTCATCGTCTGGGAGACGCACGGGCCGATACCCGACAACTCCGCGATGGACAGCGACGCGGGCCTGTTCGTGCGACGCGACCCACGGTCACCGGGCCCCGACCTGATGTTCCACTTCTACCAGATCCCCTTCACCGACAATCCGGAGCGGCTCGGGTACGAACGGCCCCGGCACGGGGTGTCGATGACACCCAACGTCCCCAAGCCCCGCAGCCGGGGCAGGCTCTACCTGACGAGCCCGGATCCGGAAGTCAAGCCCGCCTTGGACTTCCGGTACTTCACGGACGAGGACGATCACGACGGGCGGACCCTCGTCGACGGCATAAGGATCGCCCGCGAGGTGGCCAAGGCGGAACCGCTCGCCTCCTGGCTCGTCCGGGAGGTCTGCCCCGGCCCGGAGGTGACCGGCGACGAGGACCTGAGCGAGTACGCACGAAAGGTCGCGCACACCGTCTACCACCCCGCCGGCACCTGCCGGATCGGCGCGCAGGACGACGAGCTCGCCGTGGTGACGCCGGATCTGACCGTTCGGGGCCTGGAGGGCATCCGCATCGCGGACGCTTCCGTCTTCCCCACGATTCCCGCCGTGAACCCGATGATCGGCGTTCTCATGGTCGGAGAGAAGTGCGCCGACATCCTTGTGTCGGCCTCCGTACCGGGCGGTGGCGCCTGA
- a CDS encoding aldehyde dehydrogenase family protein, with protein MSIQRTIHTAGTWRAALAGDSREVIDPADGLPFAVVAEGRAEDADAAVASARAAFDGGAWPHTPVAGRAALLRRVASLLIRDREELALLESRDAGKTVTEGRIDVACVADAFRYFADLVLAEGAGRVVDAGSETVHSVVVHEPVGVCALITPWNYPLLQASWKIAPALAAGNTFVVKPSELTPLTTVALVALLTEAGLPPGVANLVTGAGQNVGARLAEHPDVDLVSFTGGLASGIKVAQAAAPGVKKVALELGGKNPNVVFADACETQEGFDTAVDQALNAAFIHSGQVCSAGGRLIIEESVRERFVAELARRADRIRLGRGTEKGVECGPLVSLAQLERTEGYVASALADGAVLRSGGARPRPSEVRPEGGYFYEPTVLDRCHRRMRVVREEIFGPVLTVETFRTEDEAVSLANDTEYGLAGAVWTADAGRARRVAGKLRHGTVWINDFHPYLPQAEWGGFGKSGIGRELGPSGLAEYRESKHIYQNLAPRPVRWFSG; from the coding sequence TTGTCGATACAAAGAACGATCCATACGGCCGGCACGTGGCGGGCCGCCCTCGCGGGTGACAGCCGCGAGGTGATCGATCCGGCGGACGGTCTGCCCTTCGCCGTGGTCGCCGAAGGCCGCGCCGAGGACGCCGACGCCGCCGTCGCTTCGGCGCGCGCGGCCTTCGACGGCGGCGCCTGGCCGCACACGCCGGTCGCCGGGCGGGCCGCGCTGTTGCGGCGGGTCGCCTCCCTGCTGATCAGGGACCGCGAGGAACTGGCCCTGCTGGAGAGCCGGGACGCGGGCAAGACCGTCACGGAAGGACGCATCGACGTCGCCTGCGTTGCCGACGCCTTCCGCTACTTCGCCGATCTGGTGCTCGCGGAAGGCGCAGGGCGCGTCGTCGACGCCGGATCGGAGACGGTGCACAGCGTGGTCGTGCACGAACCGGTCGGCGTCTGCGCACTGATCACTCCGTGGAACTACCCCCTGTTGCAGGCAAGCTGGAAGATCGCGCCGGCACTGGCAGCCGGGAACACCTTCGTCGTCAAACCGAGTGAGCTGACTCCGCTGACCACGGTCGCGCTCGTCGCCCTGCTGACGGAGGCGGGACTCCCGCCCGGCGTCGCGAACCTCGTCACCGGCGCCGGCCAGAACGTGGGCGCGCGCCTGGCCGAGCATCCGGACGTGGACCTCGTCTCGTTCACCGGTGGCCTCGCCAGTGGCATCAAGGTGGCGCAGGCCGCGGCACCCGGTGTCAAGAAGGTGGCGCTGGAGCTGGGCGGGAAGAACCCGAACGTGGTCTTCGCCGACGCCTGCGAGACGCAGGAGGGCTTCGACACGGCGGTGGACCAGGCCCTCAACGCGGCCTTCATCCACAGCGGGCAGGTGTGTTCCGCGGGCGGCCGCCTCATCATCGAAGAGTCGGTGCGCGAGCGGTTCGTCGCAGAACTCGCCCGACGCGCGGACCGCATCCGCCTGGGCCGGGGCACCGAGAAGGGCGTCGAATGCGGACCGCTCGTCTCCCTGGCACAGCTGGAGCGCACCGAGGGGTACGTCGCCTCGGCGCTGGCCGACGGCGCGGTCCTGCGCAGCGGCGGAGCCCGGCCGCGCCCCAGCGAAGTCCGGCCCGAGGGCGGGTACTTCTACGAGCCGACGGTGCTCGACCGGTGCCACCGCCGGATGCGCGTGGTCCGCGAGGAGATCTTCGGACCTGTGCTGACCGTGGAAACCTTCCGCACCGAGGACGAGGCCGTGTCCTTGGCCAACGACACCGAGTACGGGCTGGCGGGCGCCGTGTGGACCGCCGACGCCGGCCGGGCCCGGCGCGTGGCCGGGAAGCTTCGGCACGGAACGGTCTGGATCAACGACTTCCACCCGTACCTGCCGCAGGCCGAGTGGGGCGGCTTCGGGAAGTCGGGCATCGGGCGAGAGCTGGGGCCGTCGGGGCTCGCCGAGTACCGAGAGTCCAAGCACATCTACCAGAACCTCGCGCCGCGCCCCGTGAGGTGGTTCTCGGGATGA
- the ehuA gene encoding ectoine/hydroxyectoine ABC transporter ATP-binding protein EhuA, with the protein MVRFEGVVKRFGDHTVLDGLDLRVGRGERVTLIGPSGSGKTTILRLLMTLERVTEGTIHVDGKPFSHMPAARDGSLVPADEKHLAGTRRRIGMVFQQFNLFPHMKVLENVMEAPVHVLGLSRDEAAERARELLDLVGLHDKLVAHPTRLSGGQQQRVAIARALAMRPDILLLDEVTSALDPELVAGVLDVLRDIARTTDITMLCVTHEMEFARDVSDRVFMFDHGRILESGPPEQLFEAPEKERTRTFLGAVR; encoded by the coding sequence ATGGTCCGCTTCGAGGGAGTGGTCAAGCGCTTCGGCGACCACACGGTGCTGGACGGGCTCGACCTGCGGGTCGGCCGAGGCGAGCGGGTGACCTTGATCGGGCCCAGCGGCTCGGGCAAGACCACCATCCTGCGCCTCCTCATGACACTTGAGCGGGTCACCGAAGGCACCATCCACGTCGACGGAAAGCCCTTCTCCCACATGCCGGCGGCCAGGGACGGATCCCTCGTACCGGCGGACGAGAAACACCTCGCCGGAACGCGACGGCGCATCGGCATGGTCTTCCAGCAGTTCAACCTCTTCCCGCACATGAAGGTGCTGGAGAACGTCATGGAAGCGCCCGTCCACGTACTGGGCCTGAGCCGGGACGAGGCGGCGGAGCGGGCGCGGGAGCTACTGGATCTGGTGGGACTCCACGACAAGCTCGTCGCACACCCCACGCGGCTCTCGGGCGGCCAGCAGCAGCGGGTCGCCATCGCCCGCGCCCTGGCCATGCGGCCGGACATCCTGCTGCTGGACGAGGTCACCTCGGCGTTGGACCCCGAGTTGGTGGCCGGGGTCCTGGACGTCCTGAGGGACATCGCCCGGACCACCGACATCACCATGCTGTGCGTGACCCACGAAATGGAATTCGCGCGGGACGTCTCGGACCGGGTCTTCATGTTCGACCACGGCCGGATCCTGGAATCGGGACCGCCGGAACAGCTCTTCGAAGCTCCCGAGAAGGAACGGACCAGGACGTTCCTGGGTGCGGTCCGGTGA